The Pandoraea vervacti DNA window GGCGTCGCCGAGCAGTGTGACACGTCCGAAACTCCAGCGTGGCAACGGGTCCTGATCGACCATCGGATATTCGAGAATCGTCTGCGTGGCTTCGATCATGCCTGCCACATCCAGCCAGTCGAAATGCCAGTCGGCGAAGGTCGGGAAGAAGTCTTCGAGACGCCCGATCCCGTTCCAGTCCCGACGTGCTGGCTGTGGCGCTTCGATCTCCGCCACCCAGTTCACCAGTTGATTGCCACGGCCGTCGACATTGTCGCGAATCGGATAGATCACCATCTTCCCGACGGACAGCCACCCGGCACGCACCATCGACGCGCCGCTCAGGAACGGCGGCAACACGACGCTGCCGCGCCACATGTTTACGCCCGAATAGCGCGGCGCGCCCTCGGCCGGATAGAACTGCTTGCGCACGACCGAATGAATGCCGTCTGCCGCGACGAGCAGACGCGCGGTGACCGGCGGCAGTGTGTCGCCCTCGGGCGATTCGAACGAAATCGCGACGGCGTCGTCGTCTTGCAGGAAGCCCGTGCAACGGTGGCCTTCGACGACGGCGTCCTGCCCCAGACGCTCCCGCACCGCCGCGAGCAGCACACCCTGAAGATCGCCGCGATGAATCGAGAACTGCGGCCAGGCATATCCCGCGTATTCCCCTGCGGGTTCGCTGTAGACGAACTGGCCGAAGCGGTTGAAGAACGCCGACTCGCGCGTGGTGACGGCGACCTCGCGCAGCGCGGCGTCCAGACCGAGGCCAGCGAGCACGCGCGTCGCGTGGGGCAGGATGTTCACGCCCACACCCAGCGGACGGATTTCAGGGACCGCTTCGTAGACGCGGCAGGCAATACCGGCTTCATGCAGGCTAAGGGCCAGCGTCAGTCCGCCGATACCGGCGCCGACGATAGCCACATCGATCGATGAGGACATGGGGGTGTCTCCTGAGCGGCGATGCGCTTTGGGTTCTGGAATGGCTGCCATTAAAGCGCGTCGGCGCTCATCAGGGAATTTTGACTATCATATGAATTGATATGAATTGATTATGAAACGTCGACGACCTCGCAATGAACCTCTCACTACGGCAATTGAAGGCTTTCGTACTTGTGGCAACGCTGGGCAATTTCACGCGGGCAGCCGAGCGTCTGCACATTACGCAGGCGGGACTGTCGGTCATGATGCGAGAGATGGAAACGCAGCTCGGCAGCCGGTTGTTCGACCGCACGACGCGCAGCGTCACGCTCACCGAAGCGGGGCATGCACTGCTGCCGGTCGCCAGTGCAGCGGTTGGGCAACTGGACGCCGTGGCGAGTCAGATTGCTGCGTTCGGACAGGTCTCTCGCAAGACGCTGCGCATCGCCGCGACACCGCTCGTGTCGTCGCATCTCATGCCCGAATGGTTCGGCACGTTTGCAAGCGCTCACCCCGACGTGGATCTCCGGTTGCACGAGGCGGAAATTGCGCAGGTGCACGCGCTCGTCGAGCAGGGCGACGCCGACATGGGCTTCGGCTTCTTCACCAAGGCGTCGCACGGTATCGAACGTACGCTGCTGCAATCGTTTCGCCTGATGAAAATCACGGCGGCGCCAAGGCGACTGCCTCGCAAGTCAGGCGAGCCATCGAAAGGAAGCGCAACCTGGGACGCGCTGCGCGATGAAACGCTGATCGGCTTGCCGCCGGACAACCCGATCCAGCAACTGATCGAGACCCATCTCGCGCGTATCGAAGGCGCGGACCGCGCAGAACGCCCCATTGACACGCGCGCCGTGTTCCGCCGCTTCGAGACACTCATCGGCATGGCGGAGGCGGGCATCGGCACGGCCATCATGCCGACGTTCGCCATGCCCGCCTGCCGCCATCGCGCCGTGCGTTGGGAGGTGCTCACTCACCCCGAAGTCACGCTGGGGTTCCATCGTATCGTCAAGCGCGGACGCGCCAAGCCGGAACTGTGGCGTCAGTTCACCGAATTGGCCGTGTCGTCGCTGCAACGTATCGATGCGTTGGCCGATGAGCGCGGAAGTTAGTGCTGACTGGGGCGCTCTGCCGATGGGGCGGTGTGACGACCGAAGCGTGGGACGGCCCCCGCGCATCGACACGTCGGTATGCGCTCACTCATCTTGGATTCCTACACGGCATACAGCCGTCGAGGAAGCGTGAAGCTTCCGTGGATTCATCGAATCGTCACACTTCACCCGCAATAATCACGGCGCACGAGGAATCTACAAACTAATTCGGCGGCCGATCTACTGCGTCAACTCACGCGTGGCACCGGGCGCCGGTGCGACCCGGGGAAATGACGCAATGACCATCCGTCATCGAATTACG harbors:
- a CDS encoding LysR family transcriptional regulator; its protein translation is MNLSLRQLKAFVLVATLGNFTRAAERLHITQAGLSVMMREMETQLGSRLFDRTTRSVTLTEAGHALLPVASAAVGQLDAVASQIAAFGQVSRKTLRIAATPLVSSHLMPEWFGTFASAHPDVDLRLHEAEIAQVHALVEQGDADMGFGFFTKASHGIERTLLQSFRLMKITAAPRRLPRKSGEPSKGSATWDALRDETLIGLPPDNPIQQLIETHLARIEGADRAERPIDTRAVFRRFETLIGMAEAGIGTAIMPTFAMPACRHRAVRWEVLTHPEVTLGFHRIVKRGRAKPELWRQFTELAVSSLQRIDALADERGS
- a CDS encoding flavin-dependent oxidoreductase, producing MSSSIDVAIVGAGIGGLTLALSLHEAGIACRVYEAVPEIRPLGVGVNILPHATRVLAGLGLDAALREVAVTTRESAFFNRFGQFVYSEPAGEYAGYAWPQFSIHRGDLQGVLLAAVRERLGQDAVVEGHRCTGFLQDDDAVAISFESPEGDTLPPVTARLLVAADGIHSVVRKQFYPAEGAPRYSGVNMWRGSVVLPPFLSGASMVRAGWLSVGKMVIYPIRDNVDGRGNQLVNWVAEIEAPQPARRDWNGIGRLEDFFPTFADWHFDWLDVAGMIEATQTILEYPMVDQDPLPRWSFGRVTLLGDAAHPMVPRGSNGAGQAILDAPCLAAQLREHGLTPDALTAYERIRGKATADVVLMNRTAPPDAILQTVHELSGDKPFAHIDDVISAAELAQISNRYKQVAGLSR